A single window of Colletes latitarsis isolate SP2378_abdomen chromosome 6, iyColLati1, whole genome shotgun sequence DNA harbors:
- the LOC143342966 gene encoding uncharacterized protein LOC143342966 isoform X2: MDNTLATEKSRTLRSRKNSATSDISEAAEVDVTVTPTKKTRSITANEMFNKSNNRSSKRLIRAGSESKSPPTLTPVRNTRRTRASSMEPDIVLETKKTELHTPIKAKRRTSIAPSEATVVEENEETVRKSTGTVERTLPNVKELNETPVTNTSPKQINKLLVLSIEKMDTKRESIVENTTENDTRVEGAQNISAKNLFSNTSEDAETTMFVDDKKQTTNDNKTVSKQSENDSTDSVEKEDSLINVSEVHSQSTNLDASKELGLKVENLLSNSLKEQDEDLSNKENQAANIINDSLNKDDIISNVLLQSPKPLSASNINANKIIKEKCKSPSIDSTAHRHSKESSEAVIDTVVPVKEITDNSNATNTLADTSETITLIKEEDADSTDNMQKLELNTDTESLNMVPPDEPATKQLAVVEVCDDSSFDDSIQILECVESDSKPDDEPPTEVESKSKDPTKEDNDESHEDANIKMDVSSSGIEETTNTNTESTKDSTSPIKTTDNESETIEETDKSVRSIVSEDRCEMNIKESSQDVEHAIKDSEDAENVETVDATKDTEKANDAENVMETDALHSTETVSHSELSNATLSASLDSNVVENTRSFVDSKDESTTNNLENMEEAKESSDSHTCPEDSVPTNKNEDNVTSAVKSSQSSTVTETPAESSEEVAEKEELSQKTSVLDDSATPKKQSQPKLESSNEQKKAEVNLEVSKKNPENMEVDDNDSDTNTVNLFQDVVADEWKEKSDDVDKSSVHSMSTERLDNESETECDLVLVDREAWLAAENIKIEKEKEVLDYDSDDSVLIKARKDSSQTEQDDKTKDGGKKMNLRRSKASNVDDTRKSVQQEEIKDGGHVTKGSEDVENIGSAEGVNKKKSITKETKEKCTIEEDLNKSHSDSPLNKSKSAGDISKKRKSLNKSIQKMDNDREKSSETGSAKKKKSLNKSKSVESEIVDSDSKSEDICTTVKRNEKGQSSKKKIKPRQIDVNVSEESDDNSKQSEITSKKISATKKKTNEKSSHSDRDDSDSDLNKNNSDSDDSQNESVRLPKFLFDDASGSDDDNESNGSIDSDIQREYNLNGEDISKFSDDDVPGDECRASETESSDPDDDGSDLIDFVVDDNEEDEDEDEEEEEEEAGGEENEEEMDNDEEDEEALEDNEKLQLEQEMDEVEDETQEPVTEEADQSKNKQEIVDEKEAFNKEKTKLRKSLDTSLSRKIEDDKKEKNRSKTDTTQIEINEEHDSSNLSLSNSFKMKKTKQKCVSNEVTDDKEHSLNDSQLIFTKNVHKLSKSMEYSTPKSSLFKRDKFNVSLGIPSVESTNEVSETEEEIYSNVGDVENKTSATEKKLERNKNKENFMHRSFPSVLIEPEEKTNLSRRMSSQVTELNKSVPTTSNDSSTTRYLNKDKLNESAPELKSSNKFRKSVNSSINNEQNRASNSFRETNVNVEKPNVDIAQEVDDSLKKKLLKVADNIETNDRQKKRKKRKQPTAAKTDFTLFDENNSTNITEKNQIRIVSVTSLGENNEMEIHSNEKIKKQKKKTVPVTIEESLKDLYEEFVEAKSEDNDRPICNEGKKKKKRQKIIVDSTECTSTEIKVCTKKTGKNKIVTSEELTVEKLPNKKQKLLKNIAAEGEQIVVEKLPKKKQKLLRNLSSESEQTPVEQLPKKKQKVLEGEEDMVENMQKKKQKLSKDVNSEDKNVLLEKLLKKKVLSDVVSQDEQIPAEKVFKKKQKLSSKVAQSEEASLEKLPKKKQKLHQYSDTMSDLDEESEVVAFSKARDKALKMTKYTTDNPKTKKELKKWLQGEYMQQENQMSKKGVKRLSDEFLENLPDVPSLRAKKRKLSKFEDQVLPSRSMFDTKINESITVDTEDIIPLSSFGGTTKFNVVNLQKLKKKKKLPEIISFRQKILARNSRQPISAYLAYLQKQKASSKK, from the exons ATGGATAATACATTAGCAACTGAGAAGAGCAGAACCTTGCGGTCCAGAAAGAACTCTGCAACATCCGATATAAGCGAAGCTGCAGAAGTAGATGTTACTGTCACACCGACAAAGAAGACTAGAAGTATCACTGCGAACGAAATGTTTAACAAGTCTAATAATCGTTCGAG TAAGAGattaataagagctggttcggaATCTAAATCGCCCCCAACATTAACACCAGTGAGAAATACACGTAGAACGAGAGCTAGCTCTATGGAACCTGATATTGTTTTAGAAACAAAGAAAACTGAATTGCATACacccattaaagcaaaaagaagAACATCCATAGCACCGTCTGAAGCAACTGTTGTGGAAGAAAATGAAGAAACTGTAAGAAAATCAACGGGAACAGTCGAGCGTACATTACCTAATGTGAAGGAGCTTAATGAAACAC CTGTTACAAATACTAGTCCAAAACAGATAAATAAATTGTTAGTACTTTCAATAGAAAAGATGGATACTAAACGCGAAAGCATAGTCGAAAATACAACCGAAAATGATACGCGTG TTGAGGGGGCACAGAACATCTCTGCAAAGAATCTTTTTTCAAATACCTCTGAAGATGCTGAAACGACTATGTTTGTTGATGATAAAAAACAAACGACAAATGATAATAAAACCGTTTCGAAACAAAGTGAAAACGATTCTACGGATAGCGTGGAAAAAGAGGATTCGTTGATTAATGTGTCTGAAGTGCACTCGCAAAGTACTAACCTTGACGCATCTAAGGAATTGGGATTGAAAGTCGAAAATTTATTGAGTAATTCGTTAAAAGAACAAGACGAAGATCTTAGCAATAAAGAAAATCAAGCAGCAAACATTATTAATGATTCGCTAAATAAAGACGATATAATTTCTAACGTATTATTACAAAGTCCAAAACCGTTATCCGCGAGTAACATAAACGCCAATAAGATAATTAAAGAGAAATGCAAATCTCCTAGTATTGATTCTACAGCGCATCGCCATTCAAAGGAATCATCGGAAGCAGTAATCGATACAGTCGTTCCTGTGAAAGAAATTACTGATAATAGTAATGCAACTAATACTTTAGCAGACACAAGTGAGACGATCACACTAATAAAAGAAGAGGACGCAGACAGTACCGAtaatatgcaaaaattagaactaAATACGGACACTGaatcattaaacatggttccgcctGATGAACCTGCAACTAAACAGCTCGCGGTCGTAGAAGTCTGCGATGATTCGAGCTTCGATGATAGCATTCAGATTCTAGAGTGCGTTGAAAGCGACAGCAAACCGGACGATGAGCCGCCTACTGAAGTAGAGAGTAAATCTAAAGATCCAACAAAAGAAGATAACGATGAATCTCATGAAGACGCTAATATCAAGATGGACGTTTCAAGTTCAGGCATAGAAGAAACTACGAATACGAACACGGAATCTACAAAAGATAGTACAAGTCCAATTAAAACTACAGATAATGAAAGTGAAACAATAGAGGAAACTGATAAATCAGTTCGATCGATCGTTTCAGAAGACAGATGTGAGATGAATATTAAAGAAAGTAGTCAAGATGTAGAGCATGCAATAAAAGATTCAGAAGATGCAGAAAATGTAGAAACTGTAGACGCGACTAAGGATACAGAAAAAGCAAATGATGCAGAAAATGTTATGGAAACGGACGCGCTACATTCTACAGAAACGGTTTCGCATTCTGAGCTAAGTAATGCGACACTGTCAGCGTCGTTGGACTCGAATGTAGTTGAAAATACTCGGTCTTTCGTCGATTCGAAGGATGAGAGTACTACAAACAATTTAGAGAATATGGAAGAAGCGAAAGAATCCTCGGACTCTCATACGTGTCCGGAAGATTCTGTACCTACTAATAAAAATGAAGATAATGTAACGAGTGCGGTTAAAAGTAGTCAATCTTCCACTGTTACAGAGACGCCGGCTGAGTCTAGCGAAGAAGTGGCTGAGAAAGAGGAACTGTCGCAAAAAACTTCCGTATTGGATGATTCTGCAACTCCGAAAAAGCAATCCCAACCTAAATTAGAATCAAGTAACGAGCAAAAGAAGGCTGAAGTGAATCTAGAGGTGTCTAAGAAGAATCCAGAGAATATGGAAGTCGACGATAATGATTCTGATACCAACACGGTAAATTTATTTCAAGACGTTGTGGCCGACGAATGGAAGGAAAAGAGCGACGACGTAGATAAAAGTTCGGTGCACTCAATGTCTACAGAAAGGCTGGACAATGAAAGCGAAACGGAATGCGATCTTGTCTTAGTTGATAGGGAAGCATGGTTGGCTGCTGAAAACATAAAAatagaaaaggagaaagaagtgCTCGATTATGATTCTGATGATTCTGTTCTAATAAAAGCGCGGAAGGATTCTTCACAGACGGAGCAAGATGACAAAACGAAAGATGGAGGTAAAAAAATGAATCTCAGAAGAAGTAAAGCCTCAAACGTAGATGATACGCGTAAATCTGTGCAGCAAGAGGAAATTAAAGATGGAGGACATGTAACGAAAGGTTCAGAAGACGTGGAAAATATAGGATCTGCAGAAGGTGTGAACAAGAAAAAATCTATAACAAAAGAAACTAAGGAAAAGTGTACGATTGAAGAAGATTTGAATAAGTCGCATTCTGATTCGCCATTAAACAAAAGTAAGTCAGCTGGAGATATTTCAAAGAAACGAAAATCGCTAAATAAATCGATTCAAAAAATGGACAATGACCGTGAGAAATCTAGTGAAACCGGAAGTGCGAAAAAGAAGAAATCGTTAAATAAGTCCAAGTCCGTAGAAAGTGAAATAGTGGACAGTGATTCCAAAAGTGAAGATATTTGTACAACTGTTAAGAGAAACGAGAAAGGGCAATCatcaaagaagaaaataaagccAAGACAGATAGACGTGAATGTATCAGAAGAATCTGACGATAATTCTAAACAATCTGAAATTACTTCTAAGAAGATTAGCGCTACAAAGAAAAAGACTAATGAAAAATCGTCGCACTCCGATCGTGATGACTCCGATTCCGATCTCAATAAAAATAATTCAGATTCCGACGACTCGCAAAATGAAAGCGTAAGATTACCTAAGTTCCTGTTCGACGATGCAAGTGGTAGCGATGATGATAATGAATCTAATGGAAGTATAGACTCTGATATTCAAAGAGAATACAACCTTAATGGCGAAGACATCTCGAAATTTTCGGATGACGATGTACCGGGAGATGAATGCAGAGCGTCAGAAACTGAATCGTCAGACCCAGATGACGATGGATCAGATCTTATAGATTTCGTAGTTGATGATAATGAAGAAGACGAAGACgaagacgaagaagaagaagaggaagaagctGGAGGGGAAGAAAATGAAGAAGAAATGGATAACGATGAAGAAGACGAAGAAGCACTAGAAGACAATGAAAAGTTGCAGTTGGAACAAGAAATGGATGAAGTTGAAGATGAAACGCAAGAACCAGTAACTGAAGAAGCAGATCAGAGTAAAAATAAACAAGAAATTGTTGACGAGAAAGAAGCTTTCAACAAAGAAAAAACTAAATTAAGGAAATCTCTCGATACAAGTCTGTCCAGAAAGATCGAGGACGATAAAAAGGAGAAAAATAGATCTAAGACGGATACGACTCAGATAGAAATAAATGAAGAGCACGACTCGTCTAATTTGTCTCTTTCAAATTcttttaaaatgaaaaagacCAAACAAAAGTGTGTCTCAAATGAAGTTACAGACGATAAGGAGCATTCACTGAACGATTCTCAATTGATATTTACTAAAAACGTCCATAAACTTAGTAAATCAATGGAGTATAGCACGCCTAAGAGTAGTTTGTTTAAACGAGACAAATTTAATGTTAGTTTAGGGATCCCTTCTGTAGAATCAACCAACGAAGTATCTGAAACCGAAGAAGAGATTTATTCCAATGTGGGAGACGTTGAAAATAAAACATCAGCAACGGAAAAGAAATTAGAAAGGAATAAAAACAAGGAAAATTTCATGCATAGAAGTTTTCCATCTGTATTAATCGAACCGGAAGAAAAAACGAATCTTTCGAGGCGAATGTCTTCTCAAGTAACAGAATTAAATAAATCGGTACCTACCACGTCTAATGACTCGTCTACCACGAGGTATTTGAATAAAGATAAATTGAACGAAAGTGCACCAGAATTGAAATCCAGTAATAAGTTTAGAAAATCAGTGAATAGCAGTATAAACAACGAGCAGAATAGGGCATCGAATTCGTTTAGGGAGACGAATGTAAATGTCGAAAAACCAAATGTAGACATCGCTCAGGAAGTAGATGACTCGTTGAAAAAGAAACTGCTTAAAGTAGCTGATAACATAGAAACTAACGATCGTCAAAAGAAACGGAAGAAACGAAAACAACCAACGGCAGCAAAGACTGATTTTACCTTATTTGACGAAAACAATTCCACAAATATTACGGAAAAGAATCAAATACGCATTGTGTCTGTTACTAGTCTTGGTGAGAATAATGAAATGGAAATACattcaaatgaaaaaataaaaaaacagaaGAAAAAGACTGTGCCTGTCACCATTGAAGAATCTTTAAAAGATCTTTATGAAGAGTTCGTTGAAGCAAAATCAGAAGACAATGATAGACCAATATGTAATGAaggaaagaagaaaaagaagcgACAGAAAATTATCGTGGATAGTACGGAATGCACGAGTACAGAGATTAAAGTATGTACGAAGAAGACCGGTAAAAATAAGATTGTTACGTCTGAAGAACTTACGGTCGAAAAGTTACCTAACAAAAAGcagaaattattgaaaaatattgctGCAGAAGGTGAACAAATCGTAGTTGAAAAATTACCCAAGAAAAagcaaaagttattaagaaatctGTCTTCGGAAAGTGAACAAACCCCAGTCGAACAATTGCCTAAGAAAAAACAGAAAGTATTAGAAGGTGAAGAAGATATGGTTGAAAATATGCAGAAGAAAAAGCAAAAGTTATCGAAAGATGTTAATTCAGAAGATAAAAATGTATTACTTGAAAAATTACTCAAAAAGAAGGTATTAAGCGATGTTGTGTCGCAAGATGAACAAATTCCAGCTGAGAAAGTATTTAAGAAAAAGCAGAAATTATCATCAAAAGTCGCACAAAGTGAGGAAGCCTCGCTTGAGAAACTGCCTAAGAAAAAGCAAAAATTACACCAATATAGCGATACAATGTCAGATTTAGATGAGGAATCGGAGGTAGTTGCATTTTCTAAAGCCCGAGATAAAGCATTAAAAATGACCAAATATACTACTGATAATCCTAAAACTAAGAAAGAATTGAAAAAGTGGCTACAGGGGGAATATATGCAGCAAGAAAATCAGATGTCGAAAAAAGGTGTTAAACGGCTTTCCGACGAATTTCTTGAAAATCTTCCAGACGTCCCGTCATTAAGAGCGAAGAAGAGGAAACTGTCGAAGTTTGAAGACCAAGTATTGCCATCACGTTCTATGTTCGATACAAAGATTAACGAAAGTATAACTGTAGATACGGAAGATATCATTCCATTAAGTTCCTTCGGAGGTACGACTAAGTTTAATGTTGTCAATCTTCAGAAattgaagaaaaagaaaaagcttCCAGAAATAATTTCATTTAGACAGAAAATCCTTGCTAGAAATTCTCGACAGCCTATTTCGGCTTATTTAGCGTATTTGCAAAAGCAAAAGGCGTCGAGTAAAAAATAA